In the genome of Qipengyuania seohaensis, one region contains:
- the hflK gene encoding protease modulator HflK encodes MAGGKNPWGSKGGSSGDGEGDAPKGGKSNGPKNPWLPPGSGGGDGDRRGPNIEDIFKSRGPEGPRRTGGPGGPNFRIPQRPGGKSWFPVAVVAILVIGLLATSVHLIGPQQQAVVKTLGNYTRSMEPGLNFSAPFPIETVDVEDVQGVRVVRIPEGSQQVKLILTGDQNLVDLSFIVRWNIKNLEDYKFELVDPIETVNEVAEAAMRAAVAEKELDETFSGQGRAAIELDVRERMQRTLDRYEAGVRVLGVEIEKADPPAEVVDAFRDVQVAEQNADAARNQARGYAQQVLAQAEGEAEAFDKVYEQYRLAPEVTRQRLYYETMERVLSKTDKTVVETGGVQTYLPLPELRRRAQQANPTATVTAQEGQ; translated from the coding sequence ATGGCTGGTGGCAAGAATCCCTGGGGATCCAAGGGCGGATCTTCCGGAGACGGTGAAGGCGACGCGCCCAAGGGCGGCAAGTCGAACGGGCCGAAGAACCCGTGGCTTCCGCCAGGTAGCGGCGGTGGGGACGGCGATCGGCGCGGTCCCAATATAGAAGACATCTTCAAGAGCCGCGGCCCCGAAGGTCCGCGCCGCACCGGTGGCCCCGGTGGTCCGAACTTCCGCATTCCCCAGCGCCCCGGCGGCAAGAGCTGGTTCCCGGTCGCCGTGGTGGCGATCCTCGTCATCGGCCTCTTGGCGACCAGCGTCCACCTGATCGGCCCGCAACAGCAAGCCGTTGTCAAGACGCTCGGCAACTACACGCGGTCGATGGAACCGGGCCTCAATTTCTCCGCCCCGTTCCCGATCGAAACAGTGGATGTCGAAGATGTGCAGGGCGTGCGCGTGGTTCGTATTCCCGAAGGCAGCCAGCAGGTGAAGCTGATCCTCACCGGCGACCAGAATTTGGTCGATCTCAGCTTCATCGTGCGCTGGAACATCAAGAACCTGGAAGACTACAAGTTCGAACTGGTCGACCCGATTGAAACGGTGAACGAAGTGGCCGAAGCCGCGATGCGTGCCGCCGTCGCCGAAAAGGAACTGGACGAGACTTTCTCCGGTCAGGGCCGTGCCGCCATTGAGCTCGATGTGCGCGAGCGGATGCAGCGGACACTCGACAGATATGAGGCAGGCGTTCGCGTCCTGGGTGTCGAAATCGAAAAGGCCGATCCGCCCGCAGAGGTGGTCGACGCCTTCCGCGACGTGCAGGTTGCCGAACAGAACGCCGACGCCGCACGCAACCAGGCGCGCGGTTATGCCCAGCAGGTGCTGGCACAGGCGGAAGGTGAAGCGGAGGCCTTCGACAAGGTCTACGAACAGTATCGCCTCGCCCCCGAAGTGACGCGGCAGCGCCTTTACTACGAAACCATGGAGCGCGTGTTGTCGAAGACCGACAAGACCGTGGTCGAAACCGGCGGGGTACAGACCTACCTGCCGCTGCCCGAGCTTAGGCGTCGTGCCCAGCAGGCAAACCCGACCGCCACTGTAACCGCGCAGGAGGGCCAGTAA